A stretch of Clostridium estertheticum DNA encodes these proteins:
- a CDS encoding Wadjet anti-phage system protein JetA family protein, whose protein sequence is MKKEVIQINIFNIVPEEFFKPLTSKYKSTYIDCLRLIYNTYKTELSFGVDKEVIISELENYFDNESNIEMVFEEDEEIAKDSRSKANAIVRRLKDNGWIEYEVSNNYKVKVNLFDYAATMIESFNKIIKNEEIEYQSLVSQIHATLLNQEMYMKPYEYIIKRVKENTEELMVGLKKLNSNIKKYIDAITNEKTAGEIGGH, encoded by the coding sequence ATGAAAAAAGAGGTGATTCAAATAAATATATTTAACATAGTACCAGAAGAATTTTTTAAACCACTAACAAGTAAATATAAATCTACCTATATTGATTGTCTAAGGCTTATTTATAATACCTATAAAACTGAACTTTCTTTTGGTGTGGATAAAGAAGTTATTATTTCAGAATTAGAGAACTATTTTGACAATGAATCAAATATAGAAATGGTGTTTGAAGAGGATGAAGAGATTGCAAAGGATTCACGCTCAAAGGCAAATGCGATAGTACGTAGACTAAAGGACAATGGCTGGATTGAATATGAAGTATCAAATAATTACAAGGTAAAAGTAAATTTATTTGATTATGCCGCCACCATGATTGAGTCTTTCAATAAAATAATAAAGAATGAAGAAATAGAATATCAGAGTTTAGTATCTCAAATTCATGCTACCCTTTTAAATCAGGAAATGTATATGAAGCCCTATGAATATATTATAAAACGTGTTAAAGAGAATACAGAAGAATTGATGGTAGGACTTAAAAAACTAAATAGTAACATTAAAAAATATATTGATGCTATCACCAATGAAAAAACAGCAGGTGAAATAGGAGGCCACTGA
- a CDS encoding DEAD/DEAH box helicase has translation MSELGIRKTHEKLKGKLSDYIKAQYFAENELLLQATDELLNKRGVLFQDPFIEATKSYEIVSDGFQNSNLNLDIKNYLSMLIENKLGVFNTPFYHQVKALEEFYEGKDLLVTTGTGSGKTECFIWPILTELIREASTSEKNWQQEGIRALVLYPMNALVSDQLGRIRNIIGREDDAYMDIIKSMSNKEIRRPRFGMYTGRTPYAGDNNEDKNKNLAKLIAKNYINCNENAYIELSKIGRIPTKDLNCFVSNLRNNEQSPSPNDSELYTRGEMQKICPDILITNYSMLEYMLMRPIEQCFWSKTLEWLNSSKENKLLLVIDEAHMYRGASGGEVSLLVRRLMDKLNINRDKIRCILTSASVPDGKEAELREFACGLTGQNLENDRFSIIRGKSESFSKNAKGTLVDAEALGSLNHDKLQGSNQEVIVELNKLVNIFKWKSEIENIPVWLYENLSTYPPMLELIMMCSGKAIEFSKIASGVFENVEQKQAEKATEILLSLGTLSKSKQNKVLLPSRVHLMFKGLNGIFACLNPNCTHNHEFMGIKIGNIDENLNFECPHCKARVFELICDRRCGTIFIRAFKDKSDPNNFLWQEQNKLIYEPEEIHLWIAPKDRMDIFKNDVKKSKAKENSMFGYIDSKTGILFYDEKYENNCEFIKVLIPTTQYNKNLRAYTFTSCPNCGREKTKLTPFRTRGNEPFANIVTEQLLAQPVRDGKLKNDGKKVLLFSDSRQRAATLARDITIATDGDAGRQALFLAAKLLEGKYGHGAVPISLLYYAFLKVVYDNELSFFYGDEKDSFKSQLKNYAELYADKENPRYIKMASNIGSPPKMFYQLILKNISDSYRSFNNLCLGQIILIENGEDGEDLEEEVLDKVATKSKISINLIRKIYNAWIQSLIVRDIAVFPELEDEVRDSILSYDSGGFGIDEKDKFPQYLIKLLKRNNITDEQILILREKFDLLTDNIKDIESNHNRKYILPGRLTLKTNESGIWYRCNRCAGKSTFTLFDSCIYCGSDKHISEISNKGLDRYNFWRKPVIEAINGSQIKNSTTEEHTAQLSHKDQKNDVWVTTEQYEMRFRDIVIDEDNEPIDILSCTTTMEVGIDIGSLTAVGLRNVPPMRENYQQRAGRAGRKGAAVSTIVTYTENGPHDSWYFKNPDEIIAGEPRIPWIDYNNPKLIKRHVNLIFLQEYFLTKNSSIDAADVVIFFNSTSTMNYMDFIDWLQSKVPLDEKRAKILMPNVADFDWSIYKREFERDLSLLGDKVKNNPILYKRKEISKVDKDESEQSNNIRLLDVLFTEGFLPTYSFPRNIVHFWIEDKYGKIKESPERSVDLSLSEYAPGRMIVVDKKSYVSGAIYDHYTKYEPDFRYKAAEPWLKIKEYNKDVYCCTNDNCGWFGLENDTLTCPLCGNSVEKHTLIKPWGFAPRDGKNIPETRDTQEYSTVSIPSYSAMPKDLSKMKEISNTGLLKMENRENQLLVMINKGPKDSGFDLCTKCGAIDPTELSPDEKNNRKRPYKVPFSKNDNQSCSHARSNVYLGHEFNTDMLVLGLKIDGSKINITPDYFNVWLIPALTTLSEALALSASKVLDVEFSDLKCGYRIRCVEDCTYADVYLYDSLSSGAGYSNRVADLIDDVLDGVEILLEGCDCDSSCPKCIRHFWNQRIHENLDRKAGLQLLKWVREGIIETKLPISKQKAYLDTLQSIIRLQCDKQSGIEENHTGFKININGKKRDILVYPSMCAIKSISNENNAILIPDRLFKVAISNVWKIVRENI, from the coding sequence ATGAGCGAACTTGGTATTAGAAAAACGCATGAAAAATTAAAAGGAAAATTATCTGATTATATTAAAGCACAATATTTTGCTGAAAATGAACTTTTACTTCAAGCAACTGATGAATTATTAAACAAGAGAGGCGTGCTTTTTCAAGATCCATTTATAGAAGCAACAAAAAGTTATGAAATAGTATCTGATGGCTTTCAAAACTCAAACTTGAATTTAGATATAAAAAATTACTTATCAATGCTTATTGAAAATAAGCTTGGTGTATTCAATACTCCATTTTATCATCAAGTTAAGGCCTTAGAAGAATTTTATGAAGGTAAGGATTTACTTGTAACAACGGGGACAGGTTCTGGTAAAACAGAATGTTTTATTTGGCCTATATTAACAGAATTAATTAGAGAGGCTTCAACATCAGAAAAAAATTGGCAACAAGAAGGGATTAGGGCGTTAGTTTTATATCCAATGAATGCACTTGTATCCGACCAATTAGGAAGAATACGTAACATAATTGGGAGAGAAGATGATGCTTACATGGATATTATAAAATCTATGTCAAATAAAGAAATAAGAAGACCACGATTTGGTATGTATACAGGTAGGACTCCCTATGCTGGAGACAATAATGAAGATAAAAACAAAAATTTAGCGAAATTAATAGCTAAAAACTATATAAATTGCAATGAGAACGCTTATATAGAGCTTTCAAAAATTGGTCGAATTCCAACAAAAGATTTGAATTGTTTTGTAAGCAACTTAAGAAACAATGAACAATCCCCATCACCTAATGATTCAGAATTATATACAAGGGGTGAAATGCAAAAGATATGTCCAGATATACTTATTACCAACTATAGCATGCTAGAATATATGTTAATGCGACCAATTGAACAATGTTTTTGGAGCAAAACGCTTGAATGGTTAAATAGTTCAAAAGAAAACAAATTACTGTTAGTTATTGATGAAGCTCATATGTATCGTGGTGCATCTGGTGGAGAGGTATCATTGCTTGTCAGACGACTAATGGATAAATTAAACATAAATAGAGATAAAATCAGGTGTATCTTAACAAGTGCCAGTGTTCCAGATGGAAAAGAAGCAGAACTCAGAGAATTTGCTTGTGGATTAACAGGACAAAATTTAGAAAATGATAGATTTTCTATTATACGAGGAAAATCTGAGAGTTTTTCTAAAAATGCAAAGGGCACTCTGGTTGATGCTGAAGCATTAGGTTCTTTAAATCATGACAAGTTACAAGGCTCAAATCAAGAGGTAATAGTAGAATTAAATAAACTGGTAAATATATTTAAATGGAAATCTGAAATAGAAAACATTCCTGTTTGGTTGTATGAAAATTTATCAACATATCCACCAATGTTAGAATTGATTATGATGTGCAGTGGCAAAGCCATAGAATTCAGCAAAATTGCAAGTGGTGTTTTTGAAAATGTAGAGCAAAAACAGGCTGAAAAGGCAACAGAAATATTACTTTCACTTGGGACTTTATCAAAATCAAAACAAAACAAGGTATTACTACCATCTCGGGTGCATTTGATGTTCAAAGGATTAAATGGTATATTTGCATGCTTAAATCCTAATTGTACTCATAACCACGAGTTTATGGGAATTAAAATTGGTAACATAGATGAAAATTTAAATTTTGAATGTCCTCATTGCAAAGCAAGAGTTTTTGAACTTATTTGTGATAGAAGATGTGGAACTATTTTTATTCGTGCTTTTAAAGATAAAAGTGATCCGAATAATTTTCTATGGCAAGAGCAGAACAAGCTTATATATGAACCTGAAGAAATACATTTATGGATTGCGCCCAAAGATAGAATGGATATATTTAAGAATGATGTTAAAAAAAGTAAGGCTAAAGAAAATTCCATGTTTGGATATATAGATTCTAAAACAGGCATATTATTTTACGATGAAAAGTATGAGAATAATTGTGAATTCATTAAAGTATTAATACCAACAACGCAATACAACAAAAATCTTAGGGCCTATACTTTTACAAGTTGTCCTAATTGCGGAAGAGAAAAAACCAAATTAACTCCATTTAGAACGAGAGGAAATGAGCCATTTGCCAATATTGTAACCGAACAATTATTAGCTCAACCAGTGCGGGATGGAAAATTAAAAAATGATGGTAAAAAAGTGTTGTTGTTTTCTGATAGTAGACAACGGGCGGCTACGCTTGCCCGAGATATAACTATAGCTACAGATGGAGATGCTGGAAGGCAAGCATTATTTTTAGCTGCAAAATTATTAGAAGGAAAATATGGGCACGGAGCTGTACCGATAAGCCTGCTTTATTATGCATTTTTAAAGGTAGTTTATGATAATGAGTTGAGCTTTTTCTATGGGGACGAAAAGGATAGCTTTAAATCTCAGCTTAAGAATTATGCAGAGTTATATGCAGATAAAGAAAATCCACGATATATTAAGATGGCAAGTAATATAGGAAGTCCACCAAAGATGTTTTATCAATTGATATTAAAAAACATAAGTGACAGTTATAGGTCTTTTAATAACCTGTGCTTAGGACAAATTATTTTAATTGAAAATGGAGAGGATGGAGAGGATTTAGAAGAAGAAGTTTTGGATAAGGTAGCAACAAAATCAAAGATTTCGATTAATTTAATAAGAAAAATTTATAATGCTTGGATTCAAAGTTTAATTGTTAGGGATATTGCGGTTTTTCCGGAATTAGAAGATGAAGTTAGAGATAGCATATTATCATATGACAGTGGTGGATTTGGTATAGATGAAAAGGATAAATTTCCACAATACTTAATAAAATTACTTAAAAGAAACAATATTACAGATGAACAGATCCTAATATTGCGTGAAAAATTTGATTTACTTACAGATAATATAAAAGATATTGAGAGTAATCATAATAGAAAATATATATTGCCAGGCAGGTTAACTCTAAAAACTAATGAAAGTGGAATATGGTATAGGTGTAACCGATGTGCTGGAAAATCAACTTTCACACTGTTTGATAGTTGCATTTATTGTGGAAGTGATAAACATATATCAGAAATATCTAACAAAGGATTAGATAGATATAACTTTTGGAGAAAACCTGTTATAGAAGCTATTAATGGTAGTCAGATTAAAAATTCCACTACTGAAGAACATACCGCTCAATTATCACATAAAGACCAGAAAAATGATGTGTGGGTTACTACCGAACAGTATGAAATGAGATTTAGGGATATTGTTATCGATGAAGATAATGAACCAATAGATATATTAAGTTGTACGACCACAATGGAAGTTGGTATTGATATAGGTTCCTTGACTGCAGTTGGACTTAGAAATGTACCGCCTATGCGTGAAAATTATCAACAACGTGCGGGAAGAGCAGGAAGAAAAGGAGCAGCGGTTTCAACGATTGTTACATATACGGAAAATGGCCCTCATGATTCTTGGTATTTTAAAAATCCAGATGAGATAATAGCTGGTGAACCAAGAATACCTTGGATTGATTATAATAACCCTAAATTAATTAAAAGGCATGTTAATTTAATTTTTTTACAAGAATATTTTTTAACTAAAAATAGCAGTATTGATGCTGCAGATGTTGTTATATTTTTCAATTCAACTTCAACAATGAATTATATGGACTTTATTGATTGGTTACAATCTAAAGTACCTTTAGACGAAAAGAGAGCAAAAATATTAATGCCTAACGTAGCGGATTTTGATTGGTCTATATACAAAAGAGAATTTGAAAGAGACTTATCATTATTAGGTGATAAGGTAAAAAACAATCCGATACTTTATAAAAGAAAAGAGATATCTAAAGTAGACAAAGATGAATCAGAACAATCAAATAATATTAGGTTACTTGATGTATTGTTTACTGAAGGATTTCTTCCTACTTACTCATTTCCACGCAATATTGTTCATTTTTGGATAGAAGATAAGTATGGCAAGATAAAGGAAAGTCCAGAACGAAGTGTTGACCTATCTCTTAGTGAATATGCACCTGGAAGAATGATTGTTGTAGATAAAAAATCATACGTTTCTGGAGCAATATATGATCACTATACTAAGTATGAACCGGATTTTAGATATAAAGCAGCTGAGCCTTGGCTTAAAATTAAAGAATATAATAAGGATGTATATTGTTGTACTAATGACAATTGTGGCTGGTTCGGTTTAGAAAATGATACTTTAACTTGTCCATTGTGTGGTAATTCAGTAGAAAAACATACACTAATTAAACCTTGGGGGTTTGCCCCAAGAGATGGAAAAAATATTCCGGAAACTCGTGATACACAAGAATATTCAACAGTAAGCATTCCATCATATTCAGCAATGCCGAAAGATTTGAGTAAAATGAAAGAGATTTCAAACACAGGCTTGCTTAAAATGGAAAACAGAGAAAATCAATTGCTGGTGATGATTAACAAAGGACCTAAAGATAGTGGCTTTGATTTGTGTACAAAGTGCGGTGCAATAGATCCTACTGAGTTATCACCTGATGAAAAAAATAATCGCAAACGCCCATATAAAGTACCATTTTCAAAAAATGATAATCAATCTTGTTCTCATGCAAGATCGAATGTATATTTAGGACATGAATTTAATACTGATATGCTTGTGTTAGGACTGAAAATAGATGGAAGTAAAATTAATATTACTCCTGATTATTTTAATGTTTGGTTAATACCAGCGTTGACGACTTTGTCTGAAGCATTAGCTTTATCTGCAAGCAAGGTTTTAGATGTAGAATTTAGCGATTTGAAATGTGGATATCGAATTAGATGTGTAGAAGATTGTACTTATGCAGATGTTTATTTGTATGATAGCTTGTCAAGTGGTGCAGGATATTCTAATAGAGTTGCTGATTTAATTGATGATGTGCTTGATGGAGTTGAAATATTATTAGAAGGCTGTGACTGTGATTCATCTTGCCCAAAATGCATTCGACATTTTTGGAATCAAAGAATACATGAAAATCTAGACCGTAAAGCAGGATTGCAGTTGCTAAAATGGGTTAGAGAGGGCATTATTGAAACGAAATTGCCTATTTCTAAACAGAAAGCTTATTTAGACACATTGCAAAGCATAATAAGACTGCAGTGTGATAAACAAAGTGGAATTGAAGAAAATCACACGGGGTTTAAAATTAATATCAATGGTAAAAAGCGCGACATATTGGTATATCCATCTATGTGTGCTATTAAATCCATATCAAATGAAAATAATGCGATTCTTATACCAGATAGATTATTTAAAGTGGCAATATCTAATGTTTGGAAAATAGTCAGAGAAAATATATGA
- a CDS encoding IS1182 family transposase, with amino-acid sequence MLKGQLEIEINTYHNLYSLIIPKNNILKQINDLVDFSFVYDELMVNYSLSMGRGAFNPIMLFKYLILKVIYELSDEDVVERALYDMSFKYFLNLAPEETNLINSSTLTKFRKLRIKDMNLLDLLINKTVELAIKEGVLKSKAIIVDATHTKSRYNQKSAGEELLERAKNLRKTLYGVNPEIKEDLPNKVTTGVLEDILEYCKLLIDSINKKPEIVANPAVKTKLNYLTEAFNDDLENLKLSKDADAKVGHKTEDSSFFGYKSHLAMSEERIITAAVITTGEKSDGKELITLIEKSREAGVVVNEVIGDAAYSEKKNLEYTKENKIALISRLNPIISQGTRRKEDEFEFNKDAGLFVCPVGHMAIKKAKQGKKNVGKNQVLTYYFDVEKCKNCAHKDGCYKEGAKSKTYSVKIKSNTHKDQIEFEKSEYFKTRARQRYMIEAKNSELKHQHGYDVAISSGLIGMQMQGALSIFTVNLKRIIKLKSMK; translated from the coding sequence ATGCTAAAAGGACAGTTGGAGATAGAAATAAATACATATCATAACTTATACTCGTTAATTATTCCAAAAAATAATATTTTAAAGCAAATTAATGACCTTGTTGACTTTTCATTTGTTTATGATGAATTAATGGTTAACTATAGTTTATCAATGGGTAGAGGTGCTTTTAATCCTATAATGCTATTTAAATATTTGATTTTGAAAGTAATCTATGAATTGTCTGATGAAGATGTTGTTGAAAGAGCCCTTTATGACATGTCCTTTAAATATTTTCTAAATTTAGCCCCAGAAGAAACAAATTTAATAAACTCAAGTACATTAACTAAATTTAGAAAGCTTCGCATTAAAGACATGAATTTATTGGATTTGTTAATAAATAAAACTGTAGAACTTGCTATAAAAGAGGGAGTTTTAAAAAGTAAAGCAATAATAGTTGATGCGACACATACCAAGTCACGTTATAACCAAAAATCAGCAGGAGAAGAATTATTGGAACGCGCAAAAAACTTAAGAAAAACGTTATACGGGGTAAATCCTGAGATAAAAGAAGATTTACCTAATAAAGTTACAACGGGAGTACTTGAAGATATTCTTGAGTACTGTAAACTATTAATTGATAGCATAAACAAGAAGCCAGAAATTGTAGCAAATCCAGCTGTAAAAACTAAATTAAACTACTTAACTGAAGCTTTTAATGATGACTTAGAAAATCTAAAACTATCAAAAGATGCGGATGCAAAAGTGGGACATAAAACTGAGGATAGTTCCTTTTTTGGATATAAATCACACCTTGCTATGAGTGAAGAACGTATAATTACCGCAGCTGTTATTACAACTGGCGAAAAAAGTGATGGAAAGGAACTCATAACCTTAATAGAAAAAAGCCGTGAAGCTGGTGTTGTTGTTAATGAAGTTATTGGAGATGCAGCTTATTCTGAAAAGAAAAACCTAGAATATACGAAAGAAAATAAAATTGCATTAATTTCAAGACTAAATCCTATAATTTCACAAGGAACACGAAGAAAAGAAGATGAATTTGAGTTTAATAAAGATGCTGGTTTATTTGTATGTCCAGTAGGCCATATGGCTATTAAAAAAGCAAAACAAGGAAAGAAGAATGTTGGTAAAAATCAAGTGCTAACTTACTATTTTGATGTAGAAAAGTGCAAAAATTGTGCTCATAAAGATGGATGCTATAAAGAAGGCGCTAAATCTAAAACTTATTCAGTTAAAATAAAGTCAAATACTCACAAAGATCAAATAGAGTTCGAAAAAAGTGAATATTTTAAAACACGTGCTAGGCAACGTTATATGATAGAGGCTAAAAACAGTGAACTTAAGCACCAGCATGGCTATGATGTAGCAATATCGTCAGGCTTAATTGGCATGCAAATGCAAGGTGCGTTATCAATCTTCACAGTGAATCTAAAGAGAATAATTAAGTTGAAAAGCATGAAATAG
- a CDS encoding DUF4194 domain-containing protein, which yields MDILKESVTQKEKFRVAANKLLNNCFIIKKKEDTRNDYIFIIQNKDIFIEYFDLLGYKIEINDIQGVVALTSVSGTGRLRLKKIESIILLILRLLYIEKRRELSLNEEVVVLSDEIHQKYSMLKIEAKLILDKTIFRDTIRLFKKYNIVTNLDNDVTISDARIRIYPSVLFAITNDNLTGMYDAINEKLNRYVNGGEQNDDEEAMQD from the coding sequence ATGGATATTTTAAAAGAAAGTGTCACCCAAAAAGAAAAATTTAGAGTTGCTGCTAATAAACTTCTCAATAACTGCTTTATTATAAAGAAAAAAGAAGATACAAGAAATGACTATATCTTTATTATTCAAAACAAAGACATTTTTATAGAGTATTTTGACTTACTTGGATATAAGATTGAGATTAATGATATACAGGGGGTTGTAGCACTCACTAGCGTAAGTGGTACAGGTAGATTAAGACTTAAAAAAATTGAAAGTATTATTCTACTTATATTAAGATTACTGTATATAGAAAAACGTAGAGAATTAAGCCTTAATGAGGAGGTAGTAGTTTTATCAGATGAAATACATCAAAAGTATAGTATGCTTAAAATCGAAGCTAAATTAATCTTAGATAAAACAATATTTAGAGATACAATCAGGTTATTTAAAAAATATAATATAGTTACTAACCTTGACAATGATGTTACTATATCTGATGCCAGGATTAGAATTTATCCATCAGTATTATTTGCTATAACAAATGACAATTTAACTGGGATGTACGATGCTATTAATGAGAAGCTAAATAGATATGTTAATGGAGGTGAACAAAATGATGATGAAGAAGCTATGCAGGATTAG
- a CDS encoding Wadjet anti-phage system protein JetA family protein, which yields MASEIVQDFFVYHKDIGSKAYHRIKTSDNISHFRTAIIENLYNIINDKNIFERAILGYMEVEQVEDKEQAEDDFRGQIVQIIGAFRNYDDIISEIDNKNSKYIASAIARAKFLLTNTNNAEGKISKILSFLSDEFNNDETLNLYDEVDDSLFEVFNIFPQGFIDSDSLYVVPISKKMCLPQELDTTLGISVEERELRKLALQEKNKNRFSRKNINTYVGELLKNKKVILVSTLPLDCKRDLIRIIFISLYGKDNKSIYKTTYTNEIIAVNDFSFCDFMIERCE from the coding sequence GTGGCCTCTGAAATAGTGCAGGATTTCTTTGTTTATCATAAGGATATTGGTTCAAAAGCATATCACCGTATTAAGACAAGTGATAATATCTCTCATTTTAGAACAGCGATAATTGAAAATCTATATAACATTATAAATGATAAAAATATTTTTGAAAGAGCAATTTTAGGATATATGGAAGTAGAGCAGGTGGAAGATAAAGAACAAGCTGAGGATGATTTTAGAGGTCAAATAGTACAAATTATAGGGGCTTTTAGAAATTATGATGATATTATTTCTGAGATAGATAATAAAAACTCAAAGTATATCGCAAGTGCAATAGCAAGGGCGAAGTTTTTGCTTACTAATACAAATAACGCGGAGGGTAAAATTTCAAAAATACTTTCATTCCTATCGGATGAATTTAATAATGATGAAACCTTAAATCTATATGATGAAGTAGATGATTCACTCTTTGAGGTGTTCAACATATTCCCTCAGGGCTTTATTGATAGTGATTCATTATATGTTGTTCCCATTTCAAAGAAAATGTGTTTGCCACAAGAGCTTGATACAACACTTGGAATATCAGTAGAAGAACGAGAATTACGCAAATTAGCATTGCAAGAAAAAAACAAAAATAGATTTTCACGCAAGAATATTAATACCTATGTTGGAGAGCTTTTAAAGAACAAGAAAGTTATACTTGTTTCTACACTACCACTAGATTGTAAGCGTGATTTAATTAGAATTATTTTTATTAGCCTTTATGGAAAGGATAATAAATCAATATATAAAACAACCTATACGAATGAAATTATAGCAGTTAATGATTTTAGCTTTTGTGATTTTATGATAGAAAGGTGTGAATAG